The following DNA comes from Enterocloster bolteae.
ACGATGCCAAAGCGCTTGATGGTGTGGGCCGGGGTGCCGTCCTCCCATACCGGACGCACGTCATAGTCTGTATCCCAGACGCCGTGTTCTAATATATCGTTGCAGTTTTGTATGAATATCTGGTCTGCGTAGCTCATGTTCATTGTCCTCCATTTTAAATATGGAATCATTATAACAGAGGACACCTTTTCTTTCAAAGGGTTTCATGATATAATCGGTCAAGACCGGTGAACGGGACAGGGATAAACAGATACCTGGAAGAAAATGGGAGGTATTCACATATGAATCTGATTGTTGCAGTGGATGAGAAATGGGGAATAGGTAAGGACGGCGGTCTCCTTGCGCATCTCCCGGAGGATATGAAGTATTTCAGAGAGACCACCAGTGGCAGGACCGTGGTCATGGGACGCAGGACCCTGGAGAGCTTTCCCGGTGGAAAGCCCCTGAAGAACCGCGTAAATATGGTTTTGTCCAGAAATGAATCGTATTCTCCTGAGGGTGTGCAGGTGTACCACAGGGCGGAGGATGTGCTGGAGGCATTAAAGGACTGTAATGAGGATGATGTGTTCATCATCGGCGGGGGCATGATATACAGGGAGTTTCTTCCCTACTGCAATAAGGCATATGTGACCTACATCCACAGGACCTTTGAGGTGGACACGGATTTTGAAAATCTGGATCAGGATGAAAACTGGAAACTGGAGTCGGTAAGCGATGGCAGGGAGCATGAGGGCATTTCCTTTGAATTCAGAATATACAGAAGGGTAAGGTGAGGGGATATTGAATCTTTGCGTGACAGCGGACAGGCATTGGGCCATCGGCAAGGACGGCAGGCCACTGGTGACGATTCCGGCCGACCGGCAGATGTTTCTTAAGGAGACGGCCGGCAAGGTGGTGGTCATGGGGCGCAGGACCCTGGAGGGACTGCCGGGAGGACAGCCCTTTGGAAACCGGGTAAATATTGTCCTGACCCATGATATGCAGTATAAGGTAAAGGGCGCAGTGGTCTGCCACAGCCTGGAGGAGGCGCTTAAGGCGCTTAAGGATTACGATGAAGGTGATATCTATATCATAGGAGGGGAGAGCGTTTACCGGCAGTTCCTTCCCTATTGCACAACGGCCCATGTGACCAGTATTGATTATACCTATGACGGGGATGCATACTTTCCTGATTTGGAAGAGGAAGAGGGATGGTATCTGGCGGAAGAGGGGGACGAACAGACCTATTTTGACCTCTGTTATACCTTCCGGAGGTTCCGGAGAAAAAAGTAATAAAAAAATTGTTCAACACGCTGAAAAAAAGAAAATAATTTTTGAAAAAATTTAAAAACCGGTTGTAACATGAAGCAGAAAATGTTAATATAAAGCTTGTGCGAGGGTAAATTCTCACAAGCTTCTTAAAAAACAGGAGAACGGGGGAATATATAGTGAAACAGGATGGAACATTATTTACACTTGAAAATGATGAGCTTCTAGTTACTGTTGCCCGCCGCGGTGCAGAACTTACCAGGATTTATGACAAGAAAGCGGACCGCGAAGTGCTTTGGTGCGCTGAACCGTCTGTGTGGAACAGACACGCCCCTGTGCTTTTTCCGTTTGTGGGAAAATGTTATGAGGGAGCGTATGTCCATGATGGGAAAGAATACGGCATGACGCCCCACGGCTTTGCAAGGGATATGGATTTTGAACCTCTTCTCTGTGATATGGACGAATGCTGGTTCCGTTTGAAGGACACGCCGGAGACATATGAAAAGTATCCGTTCCATTTCGAGGTGGAGATTGGTCACAGGCTGGAAGGCAGAACCATCGAGGTTATGTGGAAGGTTGCCAATACGGATTCAGGCGAGATGCTGTTTATGATGGGCGGACATCCTGCTTTTCAGGTGCCGGAAGGGAAAAACATATACGATTTCACCTTTGAGTTTAACCGGAGAGGGTGCAGGGAGGGACGGTTTACGGATTGTCTCCATTATCTTGCGCCTAATGCGAACGGCTATGAGAAGGAAGAACTTCAGGGAAATTTGAAGCTGTCAGAGGGCCGGGTGCCGCTGACAAAAGGATTTTTCGATACAGCTCTTACATATATGTTTGATGAAGCACAGGTCAGCAGCGTGAGCCTGATGGTGGATGGAAGCCCCTATGTGACGTTGGAATGCAGCGATTTCCCATATTTGGGAATATGGACAATGGAGGCCACCCATCCCTTTGTATGTCTGGAACCATGGTACGGTATCTGCGCATCAGATGGATATAAGGGGGAATTGAAGGACAGAAGGGGAATCATATCGTTGCCCGGATGGGAAAACTGGCAGAAGAGCTACCAGATCCGGGTGGAATAACAATGAATGTCACGTCCGGATGCGCGGCGAAATCCAGCTGAGGACGCGAGTATATATTACTAGGAGGAGAACCATGTATAAGATTGTAAAATCAGAATGCCTGGCAGATAAGATATATCTGATGGACGTGGAAGCACCGCGTATAGCCAGGGCCTGTCAACCAGGCGAATTTGTAATTGTCAAGATGGACGAAGTAGGAGAGAGAATCCCGTTAACCATCTGTGACTACGACCGTGAGAAGGGCCTGGTAACCATCGTGTTCCAGATTGTGGGAGCATCCACAGAGCGTATGGCCGGACTGAAGGCCGGAGACAGCTTCGCAGATTTCGTAGGTCCCCTGGGACAGCCTTCCGAATTCGTGAAGGATGACCTGGAGGAAGTAAAGAAGAGACGTTATCTCTTTGTAGCCGGCGGCGTGGGAAGCGCGCCTGTTTACCCACAGGTAAAATGGCTGAAAGAGCGCGGCATTGACGTGGATGTGGTGGAAGGCGCCAAGACCAAGGACATGCTGATTTTGGAAGAGGAAATGAGATCTGTTGCAGGAAACCTCTACATTACCACAGATGACGGTTCCTATGTGCGCAAGGGCATGGTAACCGACGTTGTCAAGGATTTGGTGGAGAACCAGGGCAAGAAGTACGATGTCTGTGTTGCCATCGGACCTATGATTATGATGAAATTTGTCTGCAAGCTCACCAAGGAGCTGGGAATCCCAACCATCGTCAGCATGAACCCAATCATGGTGGACGGCACAGGAATGTGCGGCGCCTGCCGTGTAAGCGTTGGCGGGGAAGTGAAGTTCGCATGTGTGGACGGACCTGAGTTTGACGGCCATCTGGTAGATTTCGACCAGGCCATGAAGCGCCAGCAGATGTACAAGACAGAAGAGGGCAGAGCCATCTTAAGGCTGCGTGAGGGTGCTACCCATCACGGCGGATGCGGAAACTGCGGAGGTGAGGAATAATGGACGTATTAAAGAAGATACCCGTAAGGGAACAGGACCCAAAGGAGAGGGCAACGAATTTTAAGGAAGTATGTCTGGGATATAACCAGGAAGAAGCCCAGGAAGAAGCTTCCCGCTGCATTAACTGTAAGAATGCAAAATGTATCCAGGGATGCCCGGTTGCTATCAATATACCAAAGTTCATTGCAGAAGTAAAAGAAGGAAAATTTGAGGATGCAGCAAATACCATAGCAGAATCCAGCGCCCTTCCCGCAGTATGCGGACGTGTATGCCCTCAGGAGAGCCAGTGCGAAGGCAAATGTATCCGCGGCATCAAAGGCGAGCCTATATCCATCGGAAAGCTGGAGCGTTTCGTGGCAGACTGGTCCAGGGAAAATGGATTCGTACCGGCTAAGCCAGAGAAAACCAACGGCATCAAGGTAGCTGTAATCGGTTCCGGCCCTGCAGGACTTACCTGCGCAGGCGACCTTGCAAAGATGGGATACGAAGTAACCATCTTCGAGGCCCTTCATGAGCCAGGCGGCGTGCTTACATATGGAATTCCTGAATTCCGTCTTCCAAAGTCCGGTGTGGTACAGCCTGAAATCGACAACGTAAGGAAACTGGGCGTTAAGATTGAGACCAATGTTATCATTGGTAAATCCGTGACCATAGACGAGCTGATGGATGAGGAAGGCTTTAAGGCCGTATTCATCGGTTCCGGCGCAGGACTTCCCAAGTTCATGGGAATTCCAGGTGAGAACGCCAACGGTGTATTCTCTGCCAACGAGTATCTGACCAGAAGCAACCTGATGAAGGCCTTCCGTGATGATTACGATACGCCAATCTACCTGGGCAAGAAGGTAGCAGTTGTAGGCGGCGGAAACGTTGCCATGGATGCTGCCAGAACAGCACTCCGTCTGGGCGCAGAGGTGCATGTAGTGTACAGAAGAAGCGAAGCTGAGCTGCCTGCCCGTGTGGAGGAAGTACATCATGCAAAAGAAGAGGGAATTATCTTCAATCTGCTGACCAATCCGGTAGAGATTCTGACCGACGACAACGGCTGGGTTAAGGGAATGGTAGTGCGCAAGATGGAACTGGGCGAGCCCGATGCATCAGGCCGCCGCAGACCGGTAGAGGTTGCCGGATCGGATTACACCATTGATGTGGACGCTGTCATCATGTCCCTTGGAACCTCTCCAAACCCACTGATTTCTTCCACCACAGAAGGCCTTGAGACCAACAAGTGGAAATGTATCATTGCAGATGAGAGCAATGGCAAGACCACCAAGGAAGGCGTATATGCAGGCGGCGATGCCGTAACAGGCGCTGCAACCGTAATCCTTGCCATGGAGGCAGGCCGCGCAGGTGCAAGAGGAATTGATGAATACCTTAATGGAAATAAATAGGTAAATATAGTATCTGAAATATAGAAAGCCGGTATCCGGGGTATGTCTGTTGTGGACAGAAGAGCCTGGATGCCGGTTTTTTTGTAGTGGTGGATTGGGCGATGGTGTGTGTGGTTTATGGAGTTTGGTATGTGTGGCTGTGGTGTTGGTGTGTGGGTGTTGGTGGGTGGGTGGATTGTTGGTGGAGTGTGGTGATGGCAGCGGTAGCAGGAGTGGAAGACAACGGATTTTACTTTTACATTTCTCCCGCGAAAACAGAAGAGAAATAGTTCTGCGGAGAGAAATAAAAACGAGTTGTGGAGAGAAATAAAAATGAGTTGGGTATTGACGCTTTAAGGGTATATATGATATTCTATATAAAATCGCACGGAAGTCTCTGTGCAGGATTCTTATTAGCAGTTTCATGATCGTTTGGCTGGTTCAGCCGTTTTTCACGTAGGGATGATTAAAAAAGGTGGTGATGCGTGTTTTATTGCCTTATTCAGTATGCAGCGGTGTGTTTGGATTATATCTGTAAGTTTCTTAAAATCAGTACTGTTTATCAGTAGTCAGTTGTGTTCGTTAATCAATATTCTTGAAAAATCAGAGGGATTGTTTGTACTTGAAAATTGAATCATATTATTTTGCGCGCCTTGAAACTTCATTTTAGCTAAAAAAGGTGAAAATTCCCCTGCCTTTACAGGTGGTGTATGCGGATGGTGACGGGGGAGAACCGCCAGAAATAAACTTAACAGCAGCAGCGGGCGGAGAAAAACCGGTATTCCAGCTGATATGAGGTCAAACCAAGGGGCTTTATAAGATTTGGCTGTGCGTTGGTTAATAACCGGGCGCGGATGGAAATATCTGCTGATGAAAAATGGGGGACGGATCCGCATTTATGTATTGTGAGGCTCGGTTTGCTGTTATTGCGGGGGCGGTGTGGATTGCAGGGAGGATGATGAAAATGGGAGATGGAATTTCAGATGGATTAGGGAGAGGAAAAATGTTTAGTGCTGTTTTATGTGAAGGAAAATGTAGGTGTGAGTAAGAAAATGGGATTTTGTGGGAGGAGGAGAGCAGGATAGCTGAAAGAGATGTGGCCTGGAAAAAAATGACCGGAGAGGAAAAGATGAAAGTGAAAGGGCTGAAAAAGAATAGGTTGAAAAAAAGATGACAGGACAGGCCATGACGATAGGGAATTAAGAGATGGGGAAAAGACTGGGGGAAATGATTGGAGGAGAAATAGCGGGGAGTGAAATAGCGGGGAGTGAAATAGCGGGGGGTGAAATAGCGGGGGGTGAAATAGCGGGGGGTGAAATAGCGGGGGGTGAAATAACGGGTAGTGAAATAACGGGAGTGAAATAGTGGGAAGTGAAATAGTGGGAAGTGAAATAGTGGGAAGTGAAATAGCGGGAAGTGAAATAGCGGGGTGTGAAATAGTGGGAAGTGAAATAGCGGGGGAGTGAAATAGCGGGGGAGTGAAATAGCGGGAAGAAAAATTGCGGAAAGTGATATAAGGGGAAGTAACATAATGGGAAGAGAAACAACCGAAAAGAAAACAGTTAAAAAGAAGGCCGCCAAGAGAATTGATATCAACCGAATATTCAGACAGGGTATTACATTACCCGTCCTGTCGGTCCTGTTATCAATCATGGCAGCAATGCCGGTTTATGCCGGTCAGTGGATGCAGGATGGCAATGGGTGGCGGTGGAAGAATGACATTGGAAGCTATCCTGAGAACTGCTGGCAGTGGCTGGACGGCAATCAGGACGGAATGGCGGAACATTATTATTTTGGCCCGGACGGATACATGATTTCAGATACCACGGCGCCGGATGGACAGCCGGTAAATGAAGAAGGAGCCTGGATAATGGATGGGGTGATCCAGAGGGAGGAGATGGCCGGAGCAGATAACAGAACATGGCAGATAAATATGTCGGAAACAGAGTACATACAGTTTACGGATATGGCAAACCGGATAAATGGTAAAAACAGAACATGGAACGGAGAAGAACCGGAACATCAGAGAACTAACCCAACCTCAACAGAAGATATTTCGACAGATGAATCAGCATACCGTATTATTGAATTAGTCAATGCCGAGAGACAGAAAAGAGGGGAAAACGTATTATCTGTTAATCAGGAATTAATGGAAAATGCTGCTGCCAGGGCAGAGGAGGCATGTATATATTTCAGTCACACGCGTCCCGATAAAAGTAAGTTTGATACGGCAATAACCGTGGAACGTTATTCCTCCGCAGAAAACCTGGCAAAGCTGTATTCCAGGGACAGTATGGAAATGATTGCAGAGGCGGCGGTCGAAAAATGGATGGATTCGGAGAGCCATAAGAAGCAATTGCTGGATGACAGATGGACGGAGACAGGGGCAGGTGTCTGTGAGAGCGGCGGATATATCTATATTTCACAGATATTCGTCAAAGGCATGTAGTATAAGGTTTTTTACCGGAGGAGAAAAAATGAGGATAATGAAGACACTGAAACGCATGATGGCATTGTTCCTTGCAACAGTATTGGTATGTACAGCAATACGGACCACCAGCGGAGCCGGGGATTTGATTAATTTAAACCCATACCGCCAGGTGTTCCGGGGGAAGAATCTGAATGCATTCGGAAGGACACACCGGGATATGAACATTTACCAGGTGGGTGAAGGGGCTGGGGCGCTGCCTGCATTATGTATACAGGAAGGCCACAAACTGCCGGACGGAAGTCCGGCCAAATACGAGCAATATTATGTGGAGCCGGGGAAGCCGGTTCCTGTCATCGGGCCATTTGAGCGTTATCTGTCCATGGTGCTTGCCTATGAATGGCTGGTATCGGACAACTATTATGTTCCGGCGCGCTACGGGGTAGTCCAGGTTTATTACTGGGGATGCATGAATGGATATGAACATAACTGGGCATTGCAGAAGCAGGCCATGGAAAAATTCCAGGCAGTAATGAATGGGGATCCCATGGTTATGGTCTATTATGAGGAAATGAAGGCTCACATACTGGAGGGGGAAGCCCAGTTTAATGGGACGGGCAGTTCTTCCCTTCCTGCGTGGACTGGTTCTGTCCAAAAAATGACTTTGAAAGACGGGCATTATGAGCTTACACTGGATATCAGCAGCTGTCCGCAGCTTCAGGACACTTCCTGGTCCTTTCCGGATAATCAGTGGTCATATAAACTTGCGCCGGATGGCAGAAGTGTGACATTTCAGTACAATGGAAACCAGGAGCCCCAGGGAACAATTATGTCCGCGCAGATCCAGGGCATAGAAAACCGTTTTTATGCTTATATCTTTACCCCTGCTGCATCTGAAAACCTTCAGAAGCAGTTGGGATGGCTGGATTTTAACCGGCCCATGGCATCTGTCTCCTTTTCGGTTGGAACAGATGCGGTTCTGCCGGGCAGCAGTGATTTGGAATTATGCCGCCATTCTGAAACTTTTCAGAGCAATTACAACATTGATTTGGAGAAATATTGTGCTGAGACGAATCAACCGTTAGAGGGAACGGTGTTCAACGTGTGGGAGGATTTTGATTTTTCTCAGGTAAATGAACAGGGATATGAGGAAGGTGAACCAGATGGGACCAGCGGGCAGGTCTACTTAAACTGCATGTCGCCGGAACCGGAAAACGATTATGTCTGTGATATATTGACCACGGATCCGGATGGATATGCAAGGCATAGCGATACCAGATATTATAATTACAGCAAAACATACTGTATGGGTCATCCTGCACCGGAATGGACTGAGTGCGACCATGAGGAGGATGAGGATTGCAGCTGTGACGAAGAAAATGACCGGCTTCGCGGACAGTGGAGGGCAGAACAGGAATTGTGTGCAGCCACTTGTGATTTCCATGCCCTGAACAATGATGAGGACAACCGAGAACAGGACACTTCGGCTATGGAAGCCATGCTGGCGGATCGGGATGAGACGTATGAACGGTTCATAGAATTGGAATACAGTTACCATTTGCAGGAAAAGACAGCCAGGACAGGATATATTCTCCATGGACTGCACAACGATGATAAGGAGATAGAAACGGTTGTACTGTCAGCCGCCCAGGCGGGAGGAAGCGCGCGGCCAGCTGTATACAGGCCAGGCTCTTTTGTGGGAAAGGCAGTGGAGCCTGTGTACACTTACGTGGCGGCAATGAGGGAAAGAAGAGCTTACAAATATCCGGTTCCGGATGCCCTGGAGATGGAGCTTGGGGAACAGCGCAGCATATTCAGTTTATGGGGAGATGAAAAGGAAAAAAAGAAACCGGAGATTCCTGCGGACGGAGCAGCTGCCGGCGGCATTTTCGGGGACCAGGAAAATACTTCCGGCAGTGCGGGAGATCAGGAGGCTGGAGATGGAACACAGGGAGAGGAAGAAGATACATCCGGAGACGGAGGACAAGATGAGGACGGCAATGGAAATCCGGAAGGTGAGGAGGAGAAAGATGGAGAGATGACGGAAAAAAATCCGGAAAATGGCAACAAAGAGGATGTGGAAAGCGGAGGAACAGAGACCGGGAACTCCGCAAGTGGAGGCGCAGGGCCAGAAACAGGAAACTCCGAAGGGGGAGAAACAGAGACAGAGAACTCTGGGAGTGGAGGCGCAGGGCCGGAGACCGGAAATTCCGGAAGTGGAGGAGCGAGGCCAGAGAGCACCGGGAATGGAGGAGCAGGTCCGGAGACCGGGAATTCCGGGAGTGAAGGAGCGGGGCCAGAGAGCACCGGGAATGAAGGCGCAGGGTCAGAGACCGGGAACTCCGGAAGTGAAGGAGCGGGGCCAGAGAACACCGGGAGCGGAGGCCCAAAAAGCGACGGTTCTATAAGTGAAAAGACAGGAGACAGCCGTCAGAAAAATGAAACTTCATATAGGGAGGATCAAGACAGTGGGAGCCAAAAGAAGGAAGAACAGAAAAGCGGAAACCTTCAGGTCCAATCATATTCCATGTCCGCATCCCCTATTCTATTAAAATCAAGCCATGGAAAAACCATTCTATTTTCCGGCATTTCATCAGAAGAACACACAGTTAATTCCAAACATCAATCCCAAAACAAACCAGAAGATACGGCAAATGAAAATATAAAGTATGAAACAGATGAAGATACAAAAAAAGAAATGAATGAAGAAATAAATAAAGACACAAATGGTAAAGCAGACGCAGACACAGAAATCAATATAGAAATCAGCTCAGAAAACAGTACAGACAACACCGCAGACAACACCACAGACAAGGAAAAGCATGAGATACAAGACAGCACCACAGAAACTGCGGATATCCGGGATGAGGCTGAAGGGAATTCTCATATAGAAAATCAGGACGGCACCAGTCAACGTGATGGGGATGAGGAGGATGGCGGTCAAAGCCAAATTTATGAAGAATACGAATATGCCAGAAATCCGATTTCACCGTCCTTTGGCATGGCTGCGTATTTCCAGGCAGACACTGGGAACGGAGATGAAGAACCTGAAGAGGAAGGAAACCGTGCAGTGCGGTTTATCAGATCCCTGTTTTCCGGAGAAGAGGATGACGACGACACCATATCAGTATCCCTGCCGTCATTTATGGACGATGATCTGGGAGCCTTGGATGTATCGGCTTATGGGGAACCGGATACGATTCTTTACACCTTTAAGGTGTGGGACCATCGGACAGAGGGCAGGCTGCATATCAATAAAAGAGATTTGGAGCTGTACCGTGCGGACGGGGATAAAAGTTATGGACTGACCCAGGGGGATGCCACGCTGGAGGGTGCTGTCTATGGACTGTTTGCGGCCCAGGATATCATTCACCCGGATGGAAAATCCGGCACTATTTATAATCAGAATGATTTGACAGCCGTAGCAGCCACGGATAAACAGGGAAATGCCTCTTTCCTGGCGTACACGGAGAAACCAGGCACCCGGTTGAGTGATGATGGAACTATAATCGCACCGGAGAACGCCACCGGACCTGAGAATCTATATAATGGTTCCTCTGTCACCTC
Coding sequences within:
- a CDS encoding dihydrofolate reductase; translated protein: MNLIVAVDEKWGIGKDGGLLAHLPEDMKYFRETTSGRTVVMGRRTLESFPGGKPLKNRVNMVLSRNESYSPEGVQVYHRAEDVLEALKDCNEDDVFIIGGGMIYREFLPYCNKAYVTYIHRTFEVDTDFENLDQDENWKLESVSDGREHEGISFEFRIYRRVR
- a CDS encoding dihydrofolate reductase yields the protein MNLCVTADRHWAIGKDGRPLVTIPADRQMFLKETAGKVVVMGRRTLEGLPGGQPFGNRVNIVLTHDMQYKVKGAVVCHSLEEALKALKDYDEGDIYIIGGESVYRQFLPYCTTAHVTSIDYTYDGDAYFPDLEEEEGWYLAEEGDEQTYFDLCYTFRRFRRKK
- a CDS encoding aldose 1-epimerase family protein translates to MKQDGTLFTLENDELLVTVARRGAELTRIYDKKADREVLWCAEPSVWNRHAPVLFPFVGKCYEGAYVHDGKEYGMTPHGFARDMDFEPLLCDMDECWFRLKDTPETYEKYPFHFEVEIGHRLEGRTIEVMWKVANTDSGEMLFMMGGHPAFQVPEGKNIYDFTFEFNRRGCREGRFTDCLHYLAPNANGYEKEELQGNLKLSEGRVPLTKGFFDTALTYMFDEAQVSSVSLMVDGSPYVTLECSDFPYLGIWTMEATHPFVCLEPWYGICASDGYKGELKDRRGIISLPGWENWQKSYQIRVE
- a CDS encoding sulfide/dihydroorotate dehydrogenase-like FAD/NAD-binding protein, producing the protein MYKIVKSECLADKIYLMDVEAPRIARACQPGEFVIVKMDEVGERIPLTICDYDREKGLVTIVFQIVGASTERMAGLKAGDSFADFVGPLGQPSEFVKDDLEEVKKRRYLFVAGGVGSAPVYPQVKWLKERGIDVDVVEGAKTKDMLILEEEMRSVAGNLYITTDDGSYVRKGMVTDVVKDLVENQGKKYDVCVAIGPMIMMKFVCKLTKELGIPTIVSMNPIMVDGTGMCGACRVSVGGEVKFACVDGPEFDGHLVDFDQAMKRQQMYKTEEGRAILRLREGATHHGGCGNCGGEE
- the gltA gene encoding NADPH-dependent glutamate synthase; translation: MDVLKKIPVREQDPKERATNFKEVCLGYNQEEAQEEASRCINCKNAKCIQGCPVAINIPKFIAEVKEGKFEDAANTIAESSALPAVCGRVCPQESQCEGKCIRGIKGEPISIGKLERFVADWSRENGFVPAKPEKTNGIKVAVIGSGPAGLTCAGDLAKMGYEVTIFEALHEPGGVLTYGIPEFRLPKSGVVQPEIDNVRKLGVKIETNVIIGKSVTIDELMDEEGFKAVFIGSGAGLPKFMGIPGENANGVFSANEYLTRSNLMKAFRDDYDTPIYLGKKVAVVGGGNVAMDAARTALRLGAEVHVVYRRSEAELPARVEEVHHAKEEGIIFNLLTNPVEILTDDNGWVKGMVVRKMELGEPDASGRRRPVEVAGSDYTIDVDAVIMSLGTSPNPLISSTTEGLETNKWKCIIADESNGKTTKEGVYAGGDAVTGAATVILAMEAGRAGARGIDEYLNGNK
- a CDS encoding CAP domain-containing protein; the encoded protein is MGRETTEKKTVKKKAAKRIDINRIFRQGITLPVLSVLLSIMAAMPVYAGQWMQDGNGWRWKNDIGSYPENCWQWLDGNQDGMAEHYYFGPDGYMISDTTAPDGQPVNEEGAWIMDGVIQREEMAGADNRTWQINMSETEYIQFTDMANRINGKNRTWNGEEPEHQRTNPTSTEDISTDESAYRIIELVNAERQKRGENVLSVNQELMENAAARAEEACIYFSHTRPDKSKFDTAITVERYSSAENLAKLYSRDSMEMIAEAAVEKWMDSESHKKQLLDDRWTETGAGVCESGGYIYISQIFVKGM